A single region of the Brachypodium distachyon strain Bd21 chromosome 3, Brachypodium_distachyon_v3.0, whole genome shotgun sequence genome encodes:
- the LOC100843184 gene encoding NADPH-dependent aldo-keto reductase, chloroplastic isoform X1 yields MPSSSDCMPPGAEMATGFVLNTGAKIPSVGLGTWQSDPSVVGEAVYAAVKAGYRHIDCASAYDNEKEVGLALKKLFEEGVVKREDLFITSQLWCGHHAPEDVPEALGDSLNDLQLEYLDLYLIQLPFRVKKGTNIGNAENYIPPDIPATWGAMEKLHDAGKARAIGVSNFSSKKLGDLLSVARIPAAVNQVECHPGWQQSKLHTFCQSTGVHLSAYSPLSSPGSKWMNGKVLKDPIVISVAEKLGKTPAQVALRWNIQMGHGVLPKSVSEERIKQNLDVNDWSIPDDLLAKFSEIKQCVQWHPTYKSGLGMSGGARFLPAKAPFSVFLHVSRLI; encoded by the exons ATGCCCTCTTCGAGTGACTGCATGCCTCCGGGAGCGGAGATGGCGACGGGCTTCGTGCTCAACACCGGCGCCAAGATCCCCTCGGTTGGGCTCGGAACCTGGCAGTCCGACCCGAGCGTCGTCGGCGAGGCCGTATACGCCGCCGTCAAG GCGGGGTACCGGCACATCGATTGCGCCAGTGCTTACGACAACGAGAAGGAG GTAGGTTTGGCTCTGAAGAAACTATTTGAAGAGGGTGTAGTCAAGCGTGAAGATTTGTTTATCACCTCTCAGCTATG GTGCGGTCATCATGCCCCTGAAGATGTGCCGGAGGCACTTGGTGATTCCTTGAATGACTTGCAGCTTGAGTACTTGGATCTTTACCTT atccaGTTGCCATTTAGAGTCAAAAAGGGAACCAACATTGGCAACGCTGAAAACTACATACCACCTGACATCCCAGCTACATGGGGAGCAATGGAGAAGTTACATGATGCTGGCAAAGCTCGTGCAATTGGCGTGAGTAACTTCTCATCGAAGAAATTGGGTGACTTGCTTTCTGTAGCTCGCATACCTGCAGCTGTTAACCAGGTGGAGTGCCATCCTGGTTGGCAGCAATCTAAACTTCATACTTTTTGCCAATCGACTGGTGTTCACCTCTCT GCGTACTCCCCACTAAGTTCACCCGGTTCAAAATGGATGAATGGTAAGGTCCTTAAAGATCCCATCGTCATCTCAGTCGCAGAGAAGCTTGGTAAAACTCCTGCGCAAGTGGCGCTGCGCTGGAACATTCAGATGGGTCACGGTGTACTCCCAAAGAGCGTGAGTGAAGAACGGATAAAGCAGAACCTTGATGTTAATGACTGGTCTATTCCAGACGACTTGCTTGCAAAGTTCTCTGAGATTAAGCAG TGTGTGCAGTGGCACCCAACATACAAGTCTGGATTAGGGATGTCAGGCGGCGCCCGTTTTTTGCCCGCCAAGGCCCCTTTCTCCGTCTTTCTTCACGTTTCCAGGCTAATCTAA
- the LOC100843184 gene encoding NADPH-dependent aldo-keto reductase, chloroplastic isoform X2, translating into MPSSSDCMPPGAEMATGFVLNTGAKIPSVGLGTWQSDPSVVGEAVYAAVKAGYRHIDCASAYDNEKEVGLALKKLFEEGVVKREDLFITSQLWCGHHAPEDVPEALGDSLNDLQLEYLDLYLIQLPFRVKKGTNIGNAENYIPPDIPATWGAMEKLHDAGKARAIGVSNFSSKKLGDLLSVARIPAAVNQVECHPGWQQSKLHTFCQSTGVHLSAYSPLSSPGSKWMNGKVLKDPIVISVAEKLGKTPAQVALRWNIQMGHGVLPKSVSEERIKQNLDVNDWSIPDDLLAKFSEIKQVRLLTCDFIVNPDSVYKTLDEFWDGEI; encoded by the exons ATGCCCTCTTCGAGTGACTGCATGCCTCCGGGAGCGGAGATGGCGACGGGCTTCGTGCTCAACACCGGCGCCAAGATCCCCTCGGTTGGGCTCGGAACCTGGCAGTCCGACCCGAGCGTCGTCGGCGAGGCCGTATACGCCGCCGTCAAG GCGGGGTACCGGCACATCGATTGCGCCAGTGCTTACGACAACGAGAAGGAG GTAGGTTTGGCTCTGAAGAAACTATTTGAAGAGGGTGTAGTCAAGCGTGAAGATTTGTTTATCACCTCTCAGCTATG GTGCGGTCATCATGCCCCTGAAGATGTGCCGGAGGCACTTGGTGATTCCTTGAATGACTTGCAGCTTGAGTACTTGGATCTTTACCTT atccaGTTGCCATTTAGAGTCAAAAAGGGAACCAACATTGGCAACGCTGAAAACTACATACCACCTGACATCCCAGCTACATGGGGAGCAATGGAGAAGTTACATGATGCTGGCAAAGCTCGTGCAATTGGCGTGAGTAACTTCTCATCGAAGAAATTGGGTGACTTGCTTTCTGTAGCTCGCATACCTGCAGCTGTTAACCAGGTGGAGTGCCATCCTGGTTGGCAGCAATCTAAACTTCATACTTTTTGCCAATCGACTGGTGTTCACCTCTCT GCGTACTCCCCACTAAGTTCACCCGGTTCAAAATGGATGAATGGTAAGGTCCTTAAAGATCCCATCGTCATCTCAGTCGCAGAGAAGCTTGGTAAAACTCCTGCGCAAGTGGCGCTGCGCTGGAACATTCAGATGGGTCACGGTGTACTCCCAAAGAGCGTGAGTGAAGAACGGATAAAGCAGAACCTTGATGTTAATGACTGGTCTATTCCAGACGACTTGCTTGCAAAGTTCTCTGAGATTAAGCAG GTTAGGCTGCTCACGTGCGACTTCATTGTTAATCCAGACAGCGTTTACAAGACCCTCGATGAATTCTGGGACGGCGAAATTTAG
- the LOC100843486 gene encoding pectinesterase/pectinesterase inhibitor PPE8B yields the protein MAPTSPSSTARLLLTIALGLLLLTNAHPLTPSPSKNPPTKTKSTNGISPELVSTLRETLEAIKGVVSIISSFPIGGILGGGDLRLTSAVADCLDLLDLSSDELSWSMSSSSSSSSSSSSRPGTGDAHADVRSWLSGALGNQDTCKEGLDETGSILGSLVSTGLEAVTSLLADGLGQVAAVGHDDDRRGLVETGRALPHWVGRRERRLLQMAVGPGGLAVDAVVAQDGSGNHTTVQAALDAAPSESGARYVIYVKRGVYKETVEVKKKKWNVMLVGDGMGATVISGRRNYVDGYTTYHTATVAVTGKGFMARDLTVENTAGPAKHQAVALRCDSDLSVFYRCALEGHQDTLYAHSLRQFYRDCRVSGTVDFVFGNAAAVFQNCLLLPRAPLPEQKNSVTAQGRINGTMNTGFAFQFCNVSAHDDLLAAAANRSGSNNKQAATQTYLGRPWKEFSRVVFMQSYIGAVVRPEGWLAWDGDYALDTLYYGEYMNTGPGAGVAGRVGWPGYHVMTSPAEASNFTVAQFIEGNMWLPPTGVRFTAGLTS from the exons ATGGCACCGACGTCTCCGAGCTCCACGGCCCGGCTCCTCCTCACCATAgccctcggcctcctcctcctcaccaaTGCGCACCCGCTGACCCCTTCCCCATCAAAGAATCCCCCAACGAAGACTAAGTCCACGAATGGCATCTCGCCGGAGCTGGTGTCCACGCTGCGCGAGACGCTGGAGGCGATCAAGGGCGTGGTCTCCAtcatctcctccttccccatCGGCGgcatcctcggcggcggcgacctgcGCCTcacctccgccgtcgccgactgCCTCGATCTCCTCGACCTCTCCTCCGACGAGCTCTCCTGGTCCatgtcttcgtcttcctcgtcctccagcagcagcagctcacgCCCCGGCACCGGCGACGCGCACGCCGACGTCCGGTCCTGGCTCAGCGGCGCGCTCGGCAACCAGGACACCTGCAAGGAGGGCCTCGACGAGACCGGATCGATCCTGGGCTCGCTCGTCTCCACGGGGCTGGAAGCCGTCACCTCTCTGCTAGCCGACGGGCTGGGCCAGGTCGCCGCCGTGGGCCACGACGACGACCGGCGCGGGCTCGTCGAGACGGGCCGGGCACTACCGCATTGGGTGGGCCGGAGggagcggcggctgctgcagaTGGCGGTCGGGCCGGGGGGCCTGGCGGTGGACGCCGTGGTGGCGCAGGACGGGAGCGGCAACCACACCACGGTGCAGGCGGCGCTGGACGCGGCGCCGTCGGAGAGCGGCGCCCGCTACGTGATCTACGTGAAGCGAGGGGTGTACAAGGAGACCGtggaggtgaagaagaagaagtggaaCGTGATGCTGGTGGGCGACGGCATGGGCGCCACCGTCATCTCCGGCCGCAGGAACTACGTCGACGGATACACCACTTACCACACGGCCACCGTCG CCGTGACGGGCAAGGGGTTCATGGCGCGGGACCTGACGGTCGAGAAcacggcggggccggcgaagcACCAGGCGGTGGCGCTGCGGTGCGACTCGGACCTGTCCGTGTTCTACCGGTGCGCCTTGGAGGGCCACCAGGACACGCTGTACGCGCACTCGCTCCGGCAGTTCTACCGCGACTGCCGCGTGTCGGGCACCGTGGACTTCGTCTTcggcaacgccgccgccgtgttcCAGAACTGCCTCCTCCTGCCCCGCGCCCCGCTCCCGGAGCAGAAGAACTCCGTCACCGCCCAGGGCCGCATCAACGGCACCATGAACACGGGTTTCGCCTTCCAGTTCTGCAACGTCTCCGCCCACGACgatctcctcgccgccgcagccaacCGGAGCGGCAGCAACAACAAGCAGGCCGCAACGCAGACTTACTTGGGCAGGCCGTGGAAGGAGTTCTCCAGGGTGGTGTTTATGCAGTCGTACATCGGCGCCGTGGTGCGGCCCGAAGGGTGGCTCGCGTGGGACGGGGACTACGCGCTCGACACGCTCTACTACGGGGAGTACATGAACACGGGCCCTGGCGCGGGCGTTGCGGGGAGGGTCGGCTGGCCCGGGTACCACGTGATGACGAGCCCCGCGGAGGCCAGCAACTTCACCGTGGCGCAGTTCATCGAGGGGAACATGTGGTTGCCGCCCACCGGCGTCAGGTTCACGGCCGGCCTCACGTCTTGA